One window of the Streptomyces sp. ITFR-21 genome contains the following:
- a CDS encoding MFS transporter — protein MQRSLRAARIATFAYFALNGLVLGMWVVHIPAIEQRAGIGHAVLGSLLLLLGGGAFAGMQVVGPLADRFGARTVVPVSAALCAAAVVLPGLARSGWTLGAALLVLGLGNGCLDVSMNAHAVQVERGYGRPVMSSFHAVYSLGAVAASLIGARTLSWGWSAPVTLGGTAVAAGAAALLAAPALLRPEHISVTRAAEAAVDGGATGRAAKQARRRTPPRVWGLAAVALMVMLCEGVANDWSVLSVRDVLGASAATAALAYGAFSTAMTAGRLVTDRVSARIGPVAVVRFGASTAAAGMAAVVLSPWVPLALAGWTVFGAGLSGCVPQLFSAAGHLDQEAAGANVSRVAGLGYLGMLAGPAVIGALTRLVPLNTAFVLPLAFCAIAAGAAGLVGAAAPAGPGRPADPADPARPSAGAPTAAP, from the coding sequence ATGCAGAGATCCCTCCGTGCCGCGCGTATCGCCACGTTCGCCTACTTCGCTCTGAACGGGCTGGTGCTCGGCATGTGGGTCGTCCACATCCCGGCGATCGAGCAGCGGGCCGGGATCGGGCACGCCGTGCTCGGCTCACTCCTCCTGCTGCTCGGCGGCGGGGCCTTCGCCGGTATGCAGGTGGTCGGTCCGCTCGCCGACCGCTTCGGCGCCCGCACGGTGGTGCCGGTCAGTGCCGCGCTCTGCGCGGCGGCCGTGGTGCTGCCGGGCCTGGCCCGCAGCGGCTGGACGCTGGGCGCGGCGCTGCTGGTGCTCGGCCTGGGCAACGGCTGCCTGGACGTGAGCATGAACGCGCACGCCGTCCAGGTGGAACGCGGCTACGGGCGCCCGGTGATGTCCTCCTTCCACGCGGTCTACTCGCTGGGCGCGGTGGCCGCCTCGCTCATCGGCGCCCGGACGCTGAGCTGGGGGTGGAGCGCGCCGGTGACCCTGGGCGGTACGGCGGTGGCGGCCGGGGCCGCCGCGCTGCTGGCGGCGCCCGCGCTGCTGCGGCCCGAGCACATATCCGTGACGCGGGCGGCGGAGGCGGCGGTGGACGGTGGAGCGACGGGCCGGGCGGCGAAGCAGGCCCGGCGGCGGACGCCGCCGCGTGTCTGGGGGCTGGCCGCCGTCGCCTTGATGGTCATGCTGTGCGAGGGGGTCGCCAACGACTGGAGCGTGCTGTCGGTGCGGGACGTGCTGGGGGCCTCGGCGGCGACCGCCGCGCTCGCCTACGGCGCCTTCTCCACCGCGATGACCGCCGGGCGGCTGGTCACCGACCGGGTGTCGGCACGGATCGGCCCGGTCGCCGTGGTGCGCTTCGGCGCGTCGACGGCGGCGGCCGGCATGGCGGCGGTGGTCCTCTCCCCCTGGGTCCCGCTGGCGCTGGCCGGGTGGACGGTCTTCGGCGCCGGCCTGTCCGGCTGCGTACCGCAGCTGTTCAGCGCGGCCGGGCACCTCGACCAGGAGGCGGCGGGCGCCAACGTCTCCCGCGTCGCCGGGCTGGGCTACCTCGGCATGCTGGCCGGTCCGGCGGTCATCGGCGCGCTCACCCGGCTGGTGCCGCTGAACACGGCCTTTGTGCTGCCGCTGGCCTTCTGCGCGATCGCCGCCGGCGCGGCGGGCCTGGTGGGCGCCGCCGCCCCCGCGGGCCCGGGGCGGCCCGCGGACCCCGCCGACCCGGCGCGGCCGTCCGCCGGCGCGCCGACCGCGGCGCCGTGA
- a CDS encoding STAS domain-containing protein: MTINESARTTSADATDVQVVVPRGELDLDNLLPLTLQLERAALSGPRVVLDASGITFGDSSFLRVLLSIGRQTDLRIAAPRPALERLIGIVGMDKVLKIHPTVAAAKAAPAGETGAGEAGVG, from the coding sequence ATGACGATCAACGAGAGCGCCCGGACGACTTCGGCCGACGCGACGGACGTCCAGGTCGTGGTACCGCGGGGCGAGCTGGACCTGGACAACCTGCTGCCGCTGACCCTCCAGCTGGAGCGGGCCGCGCTCAGCGGCCCGCGGGTGGTGCTGGACGCCAGCGGGATCACCTTCGGCGACTCCAGCTTCCTCAGGGTGCTGCTCTCGATCGGCCGGCAGACCGATCTGCGGATCGCCGCGCCGCGCCCGGCGCTGGAACGGCTGATCGGCATCGTCGGCATGGACAAGGTGCTGAAGATCCACCCCACGGTGGCGGCGGCCAAGGCGGCGCCCGCCGGGGAAACGGGCGCCGGGGAGGCGGGTGTCGGCTGA
- a CDS encoding ATP-binding protein: protein MEIPPAGGPQDGEQRPGGGDDAGPDGPWEATVLRISEVYGGETTAIAEARRFAAGFFGRVHRERSLAVSAHAVETTQLVVSELISNAVRHTAGPCRLDLELVDHAVDITVWDTSSAAPAVPEPDPARVGRHGIEVVLALCGAPQITRQATGKRISVRVALEPAG, encoded by the coding sequence GTGGAGATACCGCCGGCCGGGGGGCCACAGGACGGCGAGCAGCGGCCCGGCGGCGGAGACGACGCCGGACCGGACGGCCCCTGGGAGGCGACGGTTTTGCGCATCAGCGAGGTCTACGGCGGCGAGACGACGGCCATCGCGGAGGCAAGACGGTTCGCCGCGGGGTTCTTCGGCCGCGTGCACCGCGAACGCTCCCTGGCGGTCTCCGCGCACGCCGTCGAGACCACCCAGCTGGTGGTGAGCGAGCTGATCAGCAACGCCGTCCGGCACACCGCGGGTCCGTGCCGGCTGGACCTGGAGCTCGTCGACCACGCGGTGGACATCACGGTGTGGGACACCTCCTCGGCCGCGCCCGCCGTCCCCGAGCCGGACCCGGCCAGGGTCGGCCGGCACGGCATCGAGGTGGTGCTCGCGCTGTGCGGCGCCCCGCAGATCACCCGGCAGGCGACGGGCAAGCGGATCAGCGTACGGGTGGCCCTGGAGCCGGCCGGCTGA
- a CDS encoding cupin domain-containing protein, translating to MKEEREFFDAGRLAWRPAAGSPGVTERVLSAGPDPVTELTRLARWAPGLDTSAAGVIRHPYVEEVYLLEGELEDLTLGRTFSAGHYASRPPGMPHGPYRTATGAVMLEIRHPAP from the coding sequence GTGAAGGAGGAGCGGGAGTTCTTCGACGCCGGGCGACTGGCATGGCGCCCGGCGGCAGGATCGCCGGGGGTGACCGAGCGGGTGCTGTCGGCCGGACCGGACCCGGTGACCGAGCTCACCCGGCTGGCCCGCTGGGCACCGGGGCTCGACACCTCGGCGGCGGGGGTGATCCGGCACCCGTACGTCGAGGAGGTGTACCTCCTGGAGGGCGAGCTGGAGGACCTGACGCTGGGCCGTACGTTCTCGGCCGGCCACTACGCGTCCAGGCCGCCGGGCATGCCGCACGGCCCGTACCGGACCGCGACCGGCGCCGTGATGCTGGAGATCCGCCACCCGGCGCCGTGA
- a CDS encoding glycoside hydrolase family 15 protein, whose translation MSRIGAEHLVGADYLPVAEHGLIGDLRTVALVGTDGRIDWFCAPRFDSPSVFGSLLDARKGGHWTISPDCRQAGRQQFYFPETNILITRMLTEDGIVELQDFMPLVREHDEGHRQRLVRRVVGIRGRMRMDVEIAPRLDYGRGRHETTALPSGVRFAGDKLTVTVHSDVELRADGTDARGRFMIEEGQTVLFVLHTADPADPACGDPDTADAARVDAGSVDALFGATAAFWHTWLRQCTYTGRWREMVQRSALTLKLLTHEPTGAIVAAPTLGLPEQLGGERNWDYRYVWIRDAAFSLYALLRLGFTGEAKAFIQWLTACLRTAGDEGGGPLRVLYSIDGHADLPEYPLDHLEGYRGSRPVRVGNGAAGQLQLDIYGELIDSIYLFNKYSVGISHDSWTDLCTIVDWLLDHWDAPDQGIWETRAGRQDHTYSRLMCWVAVERMIRMARQRGLPGDLIRWSTARDRIYRQIIDRGWDPAAGTFAQRLADERDGSAPPVVDASLLLMPMVKFLSPDDPRFRSTVDAIAEQLVMDSLVYRYDPAVSPDGLSGAEGTFSICSFWWVEALTRTGQIERARLALEKTFTYANHLGLYAEQIGMTGEHLGNFPQAFTHLALISAATNLDRAMK comes from the coding sequence ATGAGCCGAATCGGAGCCGAGCACCTGGTGGGTGCGGACTATCTGCCCGTCGCGGAGCACGGGCTGATCGGTGATCTGCGGACGGTGGCGCTGGTCGGCACGGACGGCAGGATCGACTGGTTCTGTGCGCCGCGTTTCGACTCGCCGAGCGTCTTCGGCTCGCTGCTGGACGCCCGCAAGGGCGGGCACTGGACGATCAGCCCGGACTGCCGGCAGGCCGGCCGGCAGCAGTTCTACTTCCCCGAGACCAACATCCTGATCACCCGGATGCTCACCGAGGACGGCATCGTCGAGCTCCAGGACTTCATGCCGCTGGTGCGCGAGCACGACGAGGGCCACCGGCAGCGGCTGGTACGGCGGGTGGTGGGGATCCGCGGCCGGATGCGGATGGACGTGGAGATAGCGCCGCGGCTGGACTACGGCCGCGGCCGGCACGAGACCACGGCGCTGCCGAGCGGGGTGCGGTTCGCCGGGGACAAGCTCACCGTCACCGTGCACAGCGACGTCGAGCTGCGGGCGGACGGCACGGACGCGCGCGGGCGGTTCATGATCGAGGAGGGGCAGACCGTCCTGTTCGTGCTGCACACCGCCGACCCCGCCGACCCGGCGTGCGGCGATCCGGACACGGCCGACGCCGCGAGGGTGGACGCCGGCTCCGTCGACGCACTGTTCGGCGCCACCGCCGCCTTCTGGCACACCTGGCTGCGGCAGTGCACGTACACCGGGCGGTGGCGGGAGATGGTGCAGCGATCGGCGCTCACCCTGAAGCTGCTCACCCATGAGCCCACCGGTGCCATCGTGGCCGCGCCGACGCTCGGGCTGCCCGAGCAGCTGGGCGGCGAGCGCAACTGGGACTACCGGTACGTGTGGATCCGTGACGCCGCGTTCTCGCTGTACGCGCTGCTGCGGCTGGGGTTCACCGGGGAGGCGAAGGCGTTCATCCAGTGGCTGACGGCCTGTCTGCGCACCGCGGGCGACGAGGGCGGCGGGCCGCTGCGGGTGCTGTACTCCATCGACGGGCACGCGGACCTGCCGGAGTACCCGCTGGACCACCTGGAGGGCTACCGCGGATCGCGCCCGGTGCGGGTCGGCAACGGGGCCGCGGGCCAGCTCCAACTGGACATCTACGGTGAACTCATCGACTCCATCTACCTGTTCAACAAGTACAGCGTGGGCATCTCGCACGACAGCTGGACGGACCTGTGCACGATCGTGGACTGGCTGCTGGACCACTGGGACGCACCCGACCAGGGCATCTGGGAGACCCGGGCCGGCCGGCAGGACCACACCTACTCACGGTTGATGTGCTGGGTGGCGGTCGAGCGGATGATCAGGATGGCCCGTCAGCGCGGGCTGCCCGGCGACCTCATCCGGTGGTCGACGGCCCGGGACCGTATCTACCGCCAGATCATCGACCGCGGCTGGGACCCCGCGGCCGGCACGTTCGCGCAGCGGCTGGCCGACGAACGGGACGGGTCCGCGCCGCCGGTGGTGGACGCGTCGCTGCTGCTGATGCCGATGGTGAAGTTCCTCTCGCCCGACGACCCCCGGTTCCGTTCCACGGTGGACGCGATCGCCGAGCAGCTGGTGATGGACAGTCTGGTCTACCGCTACGACCCGGCGGTGTCCCCGGACGGGCTGTCCGGTGCGGAGGGCACGTTCTCCATCTGCTCGTTCTGGTGGGTGGAGGCGCTGACCCGCACCGGGCAGATCGAGCGGGCCCGGCTGGCGCTGGAGAAGACCTTCACCTACGCCAACCACCTGGGCCTGTACGCCGAGCAGATCGGGATGACCGGCGAGCACCTGGGGAACTTCCCGCAGGCGTTCACCCACCTCGCGCTGATCAGCGCGGCGACCAACCTGGACCGTGCGATGAAATGA
- a CDS encoding metallophosphoesterase family protein: MRLLLTADTHLPRRARELPAGLLAELERADVVFHAGDWVDTATLDLFRAGARRLVGVHGNNDGPELRSRLPEVAQADLAGLRFAVVHETGPARGREERCAERFPGVDVLVFGHSHIPWDSTAPTGLRLLNPGSPTDRRRQPGCTYMTADVTASRLTAVRLHALPPRP; the protein is encoded by the coding sequence ATGCGCCTGCTGCTGACCGCCGACACGCATCTGCCGCGGCGGGCCCGGGAGCTGCCCGCCGGGCTGCTGGCCGAGCTGGAGCGGGCCGACGTGGTGTTCCACGCCGGTGACTGGGTGGACACCGCGACGCTGGACCTGTTCCGGGCCGGGGCCCGGCGGCTGGTCGGCGTCCACGGCAACAACGACGGCCCGGAGCTGCGGTCCCGGCTGCCCGAGGTGGCGCAGGCGGACCTGGCCGGCCTGCGGTTCGCCGTCGTCCACGAGACGGGGCCGGCCCGCGGCCGGGAGGAACGCTGCGCCGAGCGGTTCCCCGGTGTGGACGTCCTGGTCTTCGGCCACAGCCACATCCCCTGGGACAGCACGGCGCCCACCGGCCTGCGCCTGCTCAACCCGGGCTCGCCGACCGACCGCCGCCGGCAGCCGGGCTGCACCTACATGACCGCCGACGTGACGGCGTCCCGGCTCACCGCGGTACGCCTGCACGCCCTGCCGCCGCGCCCCTGA
- a CDS encoding PP2C family protein-serine/threonine phosphatase: MTPRGGHRGPPPVGHRAQPAAHPELPAIHRLAELLEDSAEDLYESAPCGYVSTLLDGTVVKLNATLLGWLGRTREEVVDRLRFADLLTVGGRLYHETHYAPLLRMRGGVNGIALELGAADGTRLPVLATSVVRTGEDGEPLLVRTTLFDARERRSYEIELLRGRRAAEEAGAVAEQARREAEEAGRAAEAARRAADTDRARLREVLAVIRRSLLPEVLPRIAGLESAAYYHTAAPDRLGGDFYDLFALDEGRWACFLGDVCGKGPEAAALTSLARYTLRTAVLHDPDPATALTTLNTMLYEQYTGSDSRYCTAVLAVLERAGAGFTVRLASGGHPPPLLLRADGTADYVDSVGGLLIGILPESRFARLRIDLRPGDTLLLYTDGLTEARVGPDRRLYGEDALLSFGRALPAAAPGTLVTALRGLMAGFGTAPADDTALLALGVPAP; this comes from the coding sequence GTGACTCCCCGCGGCGGCCACCGCGGTCCGCCCCCGGTTGGCCACCGGGCGCAGCCGGCGGCCCACCCGGAGCTGCCGGCGATCCACCGGCTCGCCGAGCTGCTGGAGGACAGCGCCGAGGACCTCTACGAGAGCGCCCCCTGCGGCTATGTGTCCACCCTGCTCGACGGCACCGTGGTCAAGCTCAACGCCACCCTGCTGGGCTGGCTGGGCCGCACCCGCGAGGAGGTCGTGGACCGGCTCCGGTTCGCGGACCTGCTCACCGTCGGCGGCCGGCTCTACCACGAGACGCACTACGCGCCGCTGCTTCGGATGAGGGGCGGCGTCAACGGCATCGCCCTGGAACTCGGGGCGGCCGACGGCACCAGGCTGCCGGTCCTGGCCACCTCGGTCGTCAGGACCGGCGAGGACGGCGAACCCCTGCTGGTGCGCACCACCCTGTTCGACGCCCGCGAGCGCCGCTCGTACGAGATCGAGCTGCTGCGCGGGCGCCGGGCCGCGGAGGAGGCCGGCGCGGTCGCCGAACAAGCCCGCCGGGAGGCGGAGGAGGCCGGGCGGGCCGCGGAGGCGGCGCGCAGGGCCGCCGACACCGACCGGGCCCGGCTGCGGGAGGTGCTCGCGGTCATCCGGCGCAGCCTGCTGCCCGAGGTGCTGCCGCGGATCGCCGGCCTGGAGTCCGCCGCGTACTACCACACCGCCGCTCCCGACCGGCTCGGCGGCGACTTCTACGACCTGTTCGCGCTGGACGAAGGGCGCTGGGCGTGCTTCCTCGGCGACGTCTGCGGCAAGGGCCCGGAAGCCGCCGCCCTCACCTCACTGGCCCGCTACACCCTGCGGACCGCCGTGCTCCACGACCCCGATCCGGCCACCGCGCTGACCACCCTCAACACGATGCTGTACGAGCAGTACACCGGCTCCGACTCGCGCTACTGCACCGCCGTCCTCGCCGTCCTGGAACGCGCCGGCGCCGGCTTCACCGTCCGGCTGGCCAGCGGCGGCCACCCGCCGCCGCTCCTGCTGCGGGCCGACGGCACCGCCGACTACGTCGACTCCGTCGGCGGCCTGCTGATCGGCATCCTGCCCGAGTCCCGCTTCGCCCGCCTGCGGATCGACCTGCGCCCCGGCGACACCCTGCTGCTCTACACCGACGGCCTCACCGAGGCCCGCGTCGGCCCCGACCGCCGCCTTTACGGCGAGGACGCGCTGCTCTCCTTCGGCCGCGCCCTGCCCGCCGCCGCCCCCGGCACCCTGGTCACCGCGCTGCGCGGCCTGATGGCCGGGTTCGGCACCGCGCCGGCCGACGACACCGCCCTCCTCGCCCTCGGTGTCCCCGCCCCCTGA